The stretch of DNA ctttttaacagaatatAGCAATATTGTTAGAAAAGATCTATTGCAGActataaacttatttttctttattttagattatttcAATTCGAATTTTCCCAAAGAAATAAAGTAGTGCAAGTTCTACTTTGCGGGTTTTGAAACCAATCTTTGCAGTCCTTGCTTCTTGAGAAGTGATTCACAAAATCAGCAGTAGGAGCTTTtggattttgaaagaaatgtgtcCTGTTCttgacaataaaataaataagcaaaggATCTTGGACATTCTACTTGGAAATAGAGTAGCCTGTCCCTAACCACAACGTTTTTGCCTGCTAGTTTGAGCTATTAACACTTCTGCATAGTTAGAAGCCCTCACTGATTTTGCATCGCTCTGAGGTGAAGAGTTTCCTCTACTGAGTTTAGTGCTCctgaaaaagtacaaaatagttttgctttccGGTCCCTTGTTTGGTAGATGTCCTGCGTTGTGACTTTGGGCAAATTGCATTCCTTCTGTCAGATTTCATAGTCCACAAATTGTTCACCTTAGaagctttaaaagcaaagggaagGTGTGTGGACGGAGTTGACCGTGCTGTCTTACAGATGCTTGTCCTGTGTACTAAAACTCAGGCAGCTGAGTGAATACTGAGTCGTTGCTCTTACcattttgttcactttttctgcagcttccacTCGTTTTGTGAAGTGTGAGAAGTGTcaccatttttttgttgtgCTGTCAGAGGCAGACACAAAAAAGAGCATCATTAAAGAGCCTGAGtcagctgcagaagctgtgaAATTGGCATTCCAGCAGAAGCCACCTCCTCCACCGAAAAAGGTACAGTTCTTAATGCCACCCTGATGTTTCCCTGTATTACATCATGTTGGAAGACTTTACTTAATCTGCATCGTGTGCAATGGTCTGCTGTGACAGAGCAACAAACAATAAAGGCGATTAGTTCAAGATTAAACCTTTTAGAGCTTTGTGATGCAGCAGAGCACTGATAAAGGAATAAGTAGATCCCATAAAAGTAGTTAGGCTTGTTTTCCTCTGGCTTTGTCTTGTGACTGAGGTGCAATACCTTAATTTTGGCCTTGTGACCCTGAGGCAACCTCAGCCCTTGCCAACTGTGGTATCTTTAATTTCCTGCTCTGACCTTATTTTCTGCACCCTAACATTGGCAGCTTCTTCCTGTAGTTGCAAAACCTCTTGTGTGGCCTCTTTCTGGGTGAGAACTGTGGCTAGATGGTGTGTGGCTGCAACTTGTCCACTGCTGCCTCCACATTAAGTCActtggttttcttcttccagaaggaggagagggagctTACTGTGTTCTGCAGTTCCTGGTGGACTGCAGCGGTTCCTAAAGCTGCATGTGGCTCCTGGATAGGCCTCTTGTAAGAACTTAAATATGcctgaaatttctgtttcacccaaatttgcaaaagaaaaggacaatGGTTTCAAATATTAGTAGAAGACAACTTGCAGACACAATCTAGTTATAGAAGTCCCACCTTTTTTAGTAACCCTATCAACAGgaatctgttttgtgttttaaatgttgGTTTTCTATTTCTCAGTTCTGTAACGTTCTACAGGTTAGTTTATTTCAGTCTGTAACATAAAGTCAGAACTGTTTAGTCCAACTTTGGGGGTTAGAGCTTTTGGTTATGTCCTGTGTGTGTTTTATCCCCAAATCACAGGGTTCAGCTTTGCTTAGTTATCAAGATTTCAGAATGCGTGTCAGAATCTTCGCACACGTgcacaaaaaaagcaacagtcaAGTTTAATTTTTGAATGTCCTGTAAAGTCTTAGCTTTGTCACAGTTTACTACTTTTTCTTGCTACAAGGTTGTTTAGAGATGTTACTAATACTGAGTCATCTTTCAGATTTATAACTACCTCGACAAATATGTTGTTGGTCAGTGTTTTGCTAAGAAGGTGCTTTCGGTAGCCGTGTATAATCATTACAAGAGGATCTACAATAATATTCCAGCTAACCTGAGGCAGCAGGCTGAAGTTGAAAAGCAGACTTCTTTAACACCAAGAGGTTTGTCTGATGTTTGGTATTCTTCTGGTCAAATAGAATTCACCCTTTCAGTTCCCTAATTTATGCTTTTGGATCTCTAATAGTAGTAGTTGATCTGTCATTCATACAGATTTAATCTTAGTTTAGTAATGTTTCCCAAAGGAAATGTTGAGGCTTCCTAAAATGATGTTCGATAGGCTTGAACATCATTAGGTAAAACCCAGCATTTTCAGAAACCCCTATATATGCAAATTCACTGCATTCAGAGAGTATAGCTCAAAAATGGACCAGTCTGTTTTCACTGCCTGAACAAAGTAAAGTGGGCTAAGCACGTACTGCATCAGTAAGTTCAGAAAATCTCACCTAAGAAACATACAAACAGTTTTACCTGGACACTAGAtattctgaaactgaaatgattaaaatatttctgttcaattTGAATTTCACTGCGTGTGAACTTTTGTGATTTACTTAAACAGTAATCCAGGTTTATGATGCCATGGGTATTGTCTCCCTATTGCATAGGgtaaacaataaaatatgtaaCGTTTTTCTACTGGCACGTGTTAGGAGGTGTTTCAGTTTATAATGTGAGCCTCctaaatttttctttctaatctCCTTTACTGCTTAATGGCTTAATCTGCAAGCAACAATGCAGATCACAGAGACAATATTTTGCATAGTGAATTTGATGAATAGCTACCTTCCTAAACTTGCCTGCTGTTGGCAGCATCTGCTGGTCACCATAGTATTGTTCAATATCTAGCAGGTGTAGTTTGAGCTACTCCTGGCAGTACTTTTGCTACTGAGTAAGTGTGTAGCTATGTtgatctaatttatttttagaaggagGATTAAGTTACTGTCTCCGATTCAAAGTgtaccttgatttttttttcttaaggtgttttgttctgtattcCAATTAATAGTATGCTAAGCAAACAAATCTTCTTCTTTTTTGAATTtacttaaagaaacaaatatttaactcGGGGATAAACTGTTCTGGTAGTGGTAGGAGAGCAGTCTTGTACCTGGCATAGGAGAGTGCCTGGTCCTCCACAGCAGATAAAACGGTGTGCACCCAAAGAGACTGGCAGTGAGTGTTTATAACTGAACGTATCTCAAAGTATTACCAATCTTATTTAGTAGCACTCAGCTATAAATGCGTGACTTTAAGGAAGTCTTCTCAAAATGCAGTTgtattacagcatttttttcctcctataaatgcttttaaaaagaaaatctaattaGAGGTAATAGACCATAAATGTTTTAGGTAGTAGATAGCTGGCTGTCATTTTACAAGTGTACAAGTTGACTTTGGGGCTAAATTTGACAGCAATAAAAACTAATTCACATGGGGATTTTGTGTTAGAAATACCTTCATACACAGTGATGAAATGTATTCAGAAGAGGGCAAGAGGTGGAGAATTTATAAGCTTTTATAAACttactttttattactgttttcatCCTCTCTCTTAGAATTAGAAATCAGAAGACGGGAGGATGAGTACAGATTTACAAGTAAGTGAACTCTCTCCTCATGTCCTCCTCTGCAATATGTACTCTTGTGGTGTTAATGTAGAGTAGTGTTCAGTGACCATTAGTCAGAAATGCCGagtaaaaaatctgtttgcttttcttctgtaattaaaCGTAGCTGGTGGCATCAAGCATATTTTGACTGAGATGACTGGGATCTGACTCCTTATCTCACTCTAGGCAGAAAATAGGTAGAATGTAAAGTTACCTTTTATAAAGCTGGTTAAATAATCACCTGTCCATTAGACTCAtcctcatatttttttaaaacttaatccCTGATGTGATTAAATCAATGCCATGCAGAATACGATGTGAGGTAGATAACAAGGGAAGttctgtaattgttttctgCAGGGTATCTACACTTATAAAGGGCACCCTCACCTTGACCTTCAGTACCTTTTCTTTGTCTAGCTGATGTCAATCTCTTATTTTTGGTCCACCTAAACTCTTGCTAATTATTGAGCTTTGTCCTTAGTCTAGAGTTTGTAATCCCAGTTACACCTCTTCAGAACGGTTTTCTTAATCTTCAAAATCTTACTCTTCAAGCCAACAAAAACTGTAGTGCTATGGAAAAGGAATATTCAGCTCAAATTCCTTACCCACATCTGAACACAAAACCTGTAACAACTGAACAAAGACAAATCTTTAAGTTTTGAGAGTAGGCCTctgtattgctttttaaatgttacagtAAGTCAGTTCTTGTACTTTCTCGTCACAGAGATCAATGGTTTGCGTTTATTTCTTCTTACGTgtttattgaaaagaaaaactgcaatgaGAATGAGTCAGTTCGTGTAAGGACTGAAAATTTCTctagcagtttttttttaaataatcctcTGTATCTATATATGTAGATACGTGCTTATGCAAAAATATGATCGAACTCATGGTTTTGTAATAATTGCAGCAAATTTCTCTTGCAGTCCTAAGTTTTTGTACAAATAGGTGGATTTGTaagttcacagaaaaaaataaaaaaagggaaaagcttttattaCGCATTTAAGGTAACGACAAACCTTGCCAGTGCTTCAACACTACTACTATTGTTCTTCTCAGAACTGCTGCAGATTGCTGGGATTAGTCCACATGGAAATGCTTTAGGAGCATCGATGCAGCAACAAATGAACCAGCAAATACCTCAGGAAAAACGGGGAGGAGAAGTACTAGATTCGCCCAATGATGacataaaacttgaaaaaagtaatattttgctGCTTGGACCAACTGGATCAGGTATACAGCTGCGTGATTTTATACGTCTAATTTTTCTTAGAattgggtgattttttttttcctgttctgtgatTATTCCAATTTGATCTCTGTAAAGCTGAACTATAAATCCCAAACTGGGATTTTGTGCTGTCATATCACTGAATCAAGCTGAACTACATGGccttgaaaaggaaggaagtCTGCTCATATTGGCTGTGgatgttgtgggtttttttgtgcCTTTAAGTACTGATTGATTAAAAGATGTAAGTTTCCCTaagctgaaatgaaacacaTCTAAAGTTTGTCTGCTTTTTAGATGGCCAGTTGAGATGCTGTGGCTAGAAAGTGATGTTTCACACCTGGGACAGATCACTTACAGGtggttaaaagaaaatgataccTGTGTGTTCATAGGAAATGGGAGCGTTTGTGCTGTTGTGATAGCATTTTGCAGACGACTTTGGGAGAATATTCACTAAATGATGTCGAAATTATGTTTCTCCCCAACTTCAAAGCAGGGGCAGTGGGTCATTGCACTGCACCCTTAGTGCAAAGGACTACGTGTTGACTTAATCCTTAATATATGCAAgtaaatggattttcttttgtgtattaTATGACGCTTTATTTTTGGTACAGTCAGCATTTTGAGCTGCCTCATATACGGCATTGGTCTTAGAAATACAGCTTGCTAACATAAGCACTGTTAGTGAAACTGGCTGCACTGGAAAATTTTCTTATATCATTGTATGAACATGCTGatatcattttaaatgtttaatgacAGTAATGGTCCTGTGGTAAATACTTCGGTTTGTGTGCTCTGAAGAACGATATGGCGGTTATAAcatacagtttttgttttaccAGGTAAAACCTTGCTGGCTCAGACTCTAGCTAAATGTCTAGATGTACCTTTTGCTATCTGTGACTGTACTACCTTGACTCAAGCTGGCTATGTTGGAGAAGACATTGAATCTGTCATTGCAAAACTGCTGCAAGATGCCAACTACAACGTGGAAAAAGCTCAGCAAGGTAAGCCTTTCCCAGAAGTTTCCTGAAGTTCGCGAAGAGGTTGTTAACCTTAGGTGTTCTAAACCTGGAGATAACCAGTATTTCTGTAACTTACGCTTTTTGTGTCATATCCCTGAATTTTACCACTTTGAAATCAGAAATAAGAAACCTGAAAAGAACTCTAAATATATCTTGTAGCTCTTGCTCTTGTCCGGAGCTTTGTTTATATATTCAGGTCATACACTTTTGCAATCTGAAATAGGAAGGGAGAACAGACTGGCATCTTAAACTCTGTTCTTCCCTGTGTGTAAACTTTTGCCTCTTAAAAAGTAGAACCTTCCTTCAATCCGTTTTCTGTTAACTGCAGGAATTGTTTTTCTGGACGAAGTAGATAAGATTGGCAGCGTTCCCGGCATTCATCAGTTACGGGATGTTGGAGGAGAAGGTGTTCAACAAGTAAGCATTTCCGTGGAGTGGCTTTACTTAGTCCATCAAGTCTGCTATGTCAGATAGCATGAGACTGTAGAGTTAGAGTTCTTCAGTTTCGTAATTATTAACCTTTGAAGCTCTCACCTTTCCTGTTTACTTTCTTCATTCCAAAAAATGCCAGAAGCAACTCAGGACTGTATTGTAGAAAtgtttcactttaaaaacatctttgcaGTGTCAGGTAGCAAGTTGCATAACAGAGGCAGTTTACGTTTTTGACAAAAGCCTCAAAGCAGTTCATTACTCTGTGCAACTTGTCATCTGGATGGGAGTTGCATTAAAAGATTTTGGAGTATCctgaaaactgatttctttAGACATTTACAATTAGTACAAAGGcataaggaattaaaaattgaaagaaaacctGTGTGGATATACACAGTATCGTTCTGTATCGTTACAGTATGTGTTCCTGTATGGTACTGCACTTCTTTTTGTAAAAacttgtttatttcttctccttagGGCCTGTTAAAATTACTAGAAGGCACAATAGTAAACGTTCCAGAAAAGAATTCTCGTAAGCTACGTGGAGAAACGGTGCAGGTGGACACAACAAACATCCTCTTTGTAGCTTCTGGTGCTTTCAATGGTCTTGACAGAATTatcagcaggaggaaaaatgaaaaagtgagtATGTCAGGCTGCGTTTGAACTGAAATTGTAATCCTGATTACTGTTCACACAGTACTGACTCCAGAAGGTCTTGCTGTAGTTGTAAATCCACTAAGGCTGTGTGTAGAGcagtagttttctttctgttatctGGGGACCAGAGGTCAAGGAGCCTAAAAAAGGTAGCAAACAGCAAGCCTGTTAGGAGGCTTAAGTAGCTAGCAGTGGTCTCTGCTTCCACAGAGAAATTTTTAGCATATGCAAGTAGAAGAAGGTTCAAAGCTGTTGATAGTGCACTTACTGTCCGTCCTTAAGTGGTCGCCTCTTAAACTTTTGTAAAGCCctatgtttctgaaaaatggaaTAAGAGACTCTTAGTTCTAGCAGTGATAAGAGGATTTAGTTCAGGTGGAGTGTGCCAGCTATGGAACTGAGAAAACCTTTGTGTATCAGtagaaaaaagcttttacttttttagtAGATACTTGGATATCTTGAGTAAATGGTGCTAAAAGCTATCATCTTACGAAAATACCTGGTTgtgcattttttattgttttgtgtaCTGATATTTGGGAACAGTCCCATAagcttcagctttctgaaaaagtatGTACCTTGTTTCTAACTGAAGGAGTGACAAAAATCCAAATTAGTTTATAAAAATTAACGTATCACACGTATCATGTAGGCATTCTTGCATGCATATGTGTTGCTTCTGTAGAGCACTTCTTGGTGTCGCTTTTACTTGACAACTGCCTAAGACGTGTTActaaccttttttattttaagaataaacttTTATTCAGTCTAACATTTCATTTGCCCAGAGAGGTATTGACATACAAGAAATGGATTTTGTGCAAGGGAGATAAATTTACTAACAGTAATTTCTTAAGCTTAAATTAATATGTAATGATGTAATCAGTCACTCCATTTTTTATACACCTGCATCATGATTCAGTTACATAAAGAAAACTTTATGTAAGCACaacatgtttgttttgtagtaTCTAGGATTTGGGACACCATCTAATATTGGAAAAGGcagaagggctgcagcagcagctgatctGGCTAATATAAGTGGAGAGTCCAATACACACGAAGATATAGAGGAAAAGGATCGCTTGCTGCGTCATGTGGAAGCCAGAGATCTCATTGAATTTGGCATGATTCCTGAGTTTGTGGGACGTTTGCCTGTTGTGGTTCCTCTGCACAGCCTTGATGAGAAAACCCTTGTACGGATTCTTACTGAGCCACGAAATGCTGTGGTCCCCCAGTACCAGGCATTATTCAGCATGGATAAGGTTTGCACTTTTGACAGCTTTTCAGTATTCTTGTTTataaaatacaatattaaaaagCTGCCTCACTCTAAAGATACTGTGTTTTGTGGCTGAAGAAAACGATCTTACTGTACGTAGCAgctttgcaggaaaagaaataatgctGACTCAGATGTGTATAGCTCCTGCTTTAAAGACTGAAATTGTTCCTACATCTTGCTAGAGGACgagggggaaaaacaagcaaccaaccaaaccaGATTTAACCTGACAATAAGCTCTAAAAACTTGCACGTTAATTGCTGAGACCATTCTTGTGTGAGGAGTTTACATACACAATATGGAGTAAGAACTTGAAGCTCTTTTGGTTTTTGATAGGACTTTGTGCAATGAACAAAATTTTGTTAACTACTTAATTTTTAACATCCTGTTGAGTTATTAGTTAATTATttcacttaatatttttctgcatgtagTGTGAATTAAATGTAACTGAAGATGCATTGAAGGCTATAGCCAGACTGGCCCTGGACAGAAAAACTGGTGCAAGAGGTCTGCGATCTATAATGGTAAGTAAATCGAGTTTCATCTTGAGTAAATGAAGCTACCCATCTTCCTGCATGCGGTCCTAATCATAACAATTTACAGATAAAGCCTTGCTTGGTTTGGGGTCTTGCATAGATACAACCAGTCTCTTCCTAGAAATGTGTGTATTCAGATTTCTTCCTTCAAGAAAATCCTCTGGCTCTGCGAATCACTTGCTAGccatatttgttttctgaagatgaagaagatggcatgcagaaatatttttttcttctgttttcttgtagGAGAAGCTGTTGCTGGAGCCCATGTTTGAGGTGCCCAATTCTGACATCGTATGCGTGGAAGTTGACAAAGATGTTGTAGAAGGCAAAAAAGAGCCAGGATACATTAGGTAAAGCCATAATGGAAGTATCAGAACAGACGAATAATACAGTTAGGGATCCTGATGTTTGCCATAGGAACAAGTTTATAAACACACAACCATGCACACAACCTACATAGGATCCAATATCTGTATACTGTACACAGTGGACTTAGTACCGTTTCTGTCCTACGGACTTGGGGTTTGTACttctttagtttttaaatagaaattaaaaaataaacatacatgAAGTTACTTTAAACcttgtgcgtgtgtgtatatacCTATAGGAATAAAGTAAATGATCAGCATCAAAAGATAACGGTAAAACTCTGCAGTTTTAAACATGGCTGTGCTGAAGTTACTCAAGCAGAATCTTTCCTTCTTCTAGCTTCTACCACGCTGAGGTATATTTTTATGCAagctccaggctgcagcagttTTCTCCTCCATTACTCTTAGAGCAGTGGAGAGCCAAAAAGAAGCATCTGTTGCTTTGCGGAGCACTAGCTAAAATAATCAGTGTTGTAATGATTGTAATATGGTAATGATGTGGTAGAGCACTGAACGCACTGGGCAAGTCtacatttaaaggaaaaaataataattttagtgAACAGGCAGTGGAGTAGAGAGGGAGTGGGTCaggtttagaagaaaaaaaaaagatgtttagaaACTTCAGCTTGGTTTCCACCTCTGCTAGAAACTTTTGAGTGACTTTGTCCACTGAGATGCATGCTCTGCATTTATCTGCTGAAGCTTGGCACAGCACACCTCATTTCTCAAAGGGAATGGTGGAAGCTGAAGGTGTTAGTCTCACAGTGATGGTTGCTTTACGTTATTTTGCAGAGCGCCAGCACTCGTGTTTgctgaaaaattgaaatttaCAGATAATTTAACTGAATTTATTAACtcttttgattaatttttcagtaaGGAGATTGCATGCTAGTAGTTTAAGCGTGCATAGCACCATTTTCAGATCAGAAGGTCATTAAGCAGATGGCATGCTTGTcagaacatttttcatcatGGCACTTCACAGCTGGCATATTTACCACAAGCTATGGAAACTGTCtccatttccccccccctcaATTTATAAAGTATCTGATCAGTTCGTTTTAATTATAGGGCTCCCACTAAAGATTCATCTGAAGAGGAGTATGACTCTGGAGTTGAGGAAGAAGGCTGGCCTCGACAAGCAGATGCTGCAAACCATTAAATACTGTCAGAATGCTCTCCTGCATAAAGCGCACTTGGTTATTTCCTTAGGATTTGCCTCTGGCTTCACAATCTGATACTAACAGCATTGGATCTATCTCGGATATGATACGTGATGAGGAACCTTATTAGATAAATCAGATCGTGTATTTTACTGTGACATCACATTGATTTATTCGATGGACATTGTGTGGACTTGAATGGCATAATGTTCAAATATAAATTGTATATTACACTTGTTCAATTAAAATGTATAGCAAATATAGCACCACCTGGATTGCTTTTTCTAAAAACTCAGCAGCAATGCAGGTACTACCAATAGTTAGATTTTACAATGATGTTACTCTACAAATGGGAAAACAGGTTTAATAATTAGTAGAGGGTGAATAAACTATTAGCTCCTCATGTGACTCGCACGGGGTTGTGTTCAGGTCAGTGTTAGATTCCTGCTGGTGTCTGGAAGCCAGCGGGTGCTGGAGTGACTTGTTACATGTGGTGTGGGAGGAAGCCCTTGCAACaggactttgaaaaaaaaaaaactagggGACACTTTATGGACACTGCTGGGAGATTTAGCTAAATGTAACACTAGCTTGTTACGTTAATTCGGATGCAATATCAAATACATCCTATTGCTCACCTCTACGTTAGGAGTAAGTTTTAGTCACCTGGAGTGCCGTGAAAGAAGGTGAAGTTGACAATTCGCTCATTTTTTCCGGAAGGATGAATAAGATTTCCAGGAGCTGGTAAGCCATCTGAGTTTGGAAGAGAACTTGgcataaatttttaaatattaatgttctAATATAGTACATTTTGTTTAACATATTGGAACTATCATGCATCAATTTTTTGGTGCCAGGTATTTGCCCAACCTATCTTATAATGTTGAGATGAAAGAAGTAAATGTATAATATTTTTGATGTAATCAGTAGTGATTGTTCACATGACAGTGCTTTTAAGTTATATGCTCAAATGCTAGTACTGCATCTTGTGGTTTTGCCCTTGATTTTTAACCTCACAGCAAGCAATCCTCCCTCTTTTGTttcacatcaaaataaattcaatCCTTTAGGAAagtctttgtaaaaaaaaaaacaaaacactaaaggacctgtatgttttttatttgttccagGAATTAAAATTGTTGCTTACAACTTGGTTTTGTCCTTCAGTGATGCACGGATTTAGGTTTTACTGGGCCCTTTATAATTTTAGTTCAcgctatttaaataaaacttgcatCATTTTCCATCTAGTAGCTATTTTAGGTAAGGAAGGGTACTGCAGATGTGTTGGCCCTATTTTTTCGTTAATTTTTGTCATGTAAATTTTAAGCGATGGTCCTGTAATTCTTGTGTTCCTACACAGAAAGCAGTTTTAGCCAGATGCAGCAGAATCTTGTTaggatttcactttttttttttttttttttttctggttaaatGACCCGTTAATGGTtcagaaaaagctgcttttagaATTGAGGACGTTTCTAAGAGATGCTTGGTCGCCTCAAATCGAAAACTGAGGTGATCTGCCTGTAACTTTATCCTCATCTTCCTTTTTGTAGAGTGAAGAACGTAACCAACCGCTTTTAACTCCAAATTCTTTAATCCTTTTTTAagtggagctgggggggggggggggagagaaacatTTTAGGCAAAACTGTTGAACAACTTAGTTTTGGAAGTTGTTTCGCCTTCTGTAACCAAGAactgtttttaaggaaacaaatgCTGTGTACCTACAGTTTGTACTTCACTGCTGGCGtttgaataaaacaaagtgGAATACGAGAGCGAGAGATTTGTCCTCCGTGAGCGACGCTGGGCTGGACAGGAGTGGTGGGTCACCACGTGTGGCTGGGGGCTGTATCTGAATGCTGTTTTGAGCTTTTTGTTGAACTtcaaggtttgttttgttgcagattttagctttttggttttaaacGGATGCAGATGAACAAAGAAAGGCGATGCTGGTGGGGCACCGACGCTTTAACACCTTGTAAAAAGCTGTCGCAAAGCGAAGGAGCCCCTTCTTGACCTCAGCACGCAGCCAGGGCCTTCTAGCCTGCGGGGCTTtgctcctgtccctgcccctCCCTGGGGACCGGCTGCAGGGGCCCCTTtccgcccccctccccgcacCGCTCCCGGAGGGGCCCGATCCCCGCAGCCACCGCCTTAGCCCCGCCCACCGCTGCGTTAACCACGCCCCCATGACACTAACCCCGCCCACAATGCCAATAACCACGCCCCCACATGATTAACCCCGCCCACCACCGCGaaggccccgccccctccttccctcccctccctctccccaagatggcggccccgccgccgccaccctTCCCGGGCCGCTTCGCGCCGCCGCCGTTCCGCGCCTTCCCCCCGGGGCCTTTCCCCCCGCCTCCCTCCGCGCCCTTCCCCGGCCGCCCGGCTCCCCCCTTCGCGGCAGCTCCTCCGCCGTTCCTCCTTCCCCCCGAAGCCGCTCCCTACTTCCCggctccccgccccgccgccgccgccccgccgctcTTCCCCCCGTGGCCCTCAACCGAGCGGCCCCCGGC from Oxyura jamaicensis isolate SHBP4307 breed ruddy duck chromosome 10, BPBGC_Ojam_1.0, whole genome shotgun sequence encodes:
- the CLPX gene encoding ATP-dependent Clp protease ATP-binding subunit clpX-like, mitochondrial — translated: MSACHCCAAAARLLGSARRGITCGRTRVPVLGKLGTFETCSLRRIPLRNFSETPAYFASKDGASKDSSGEGSKKSVGEGGGKKSSSGSSGKGGNQLRCPKCGDLCTHVETFVSSTRFVKCEKCHHFFVVLSEADTKKSIIKEPESAAEAVKLAFQQKPPPPPKKIYNYLDKYVVGQCFAKKVLSVAVYNHYKRIYNNIPANLRQQAEVEKQTSLTPRELEIRRREDEYRFTKLLQIAGISPHGNALGASMQQQMNQQIPQEKRGGEVLDSPNDDIKLEKSNILLLGPTGSGKTLLAQTLAKCLDVPFAICDCTTLTQAGYVGEDIESVIAKLLQDANYNVEKAQQGIVFLDEVDKIGSVPGIHQLRDVGGEGVQQGLLKLLEGTIVNVPEKNSRKLRGETVQVDTTNILFVASGAFNGLDRIISRRKNEKYLGFGTPSNIGKGRRAAAAADLANISGESNTHEDIEEKDRLLRHVEARDLIEFGMIPEFVGRLPVVVPLHSLDEKTLVRILTEPRNAVVPQYQALFSMDKCELNVTEDALKAIARLALDRKTGARGLRSIMEKLLLEPMFEVPNSDIVCVEVDKDVVEGKKEPGYIRAPTKDSSEEEYDSGVEEEGWPRQADAANH